In Castor canadensis chromosome 11, mCasCan1.hap1v2, whole genome shotgun sequence, a single genomic region encodes these proteins:
- the LOC109677343 gene encoding histone H3 — protein sequence MARTKQTARKSTGGKAPRKQLATKAARKSAPATGGVKKPHRYRPGTVALREIRRYQKSTELLIRKLPFQRLVREIAQDFKTDLRFQSSAVMALQEASEAYLVGLFEDTNLCAIHAKRVTIMPKDIQLARRIRGERA from the coding sequence atggCCCGCACCAAGCAGACCGCTCGCAAGTCCACCGGCGGCAAGGCCCCGCGCAAGCAGCTGGCCACCAAGGCGGCTCGTAAGAGCGCGCCGGCCACGGGTGGCGTGAAGAAGCCGCACCGCTACCGGCCGGGCACCGTGGCCCTGCGCGAGATCCGGCGCTACCAGAAGTCGACCGAGCTGCTGATCCGCAAGCTGCCGTTCCAGCGGCTGGTGCGCGAGATCGCGCAGGACTTCAAGACCGACCTGCGTTTCCAGAGCTCGGCCGTGATGGCGCTGCAGGAGGCGAGCGAGGCCTACCTGGTGGGCCTGTTCGAGGACACGAACCTGTGCGCCATCCACGCCAAGCGCGTGACCATCATGCCCAAGGACATCCAGCTGGCCCGCCGCATCCGCGGGGAGAGGGCTTAA